One window from the genome of Epinephelus moara isolate mb chromosome 21, YSFRI_EMoa_1.0, whole genome shotgun sequence encodes:
- the LOC126383029 gene encoding beta-1,3-galactosyltransferase 2-like produces the protein MQWRRRHCCTHTAKFLYLLTLLGLLVFLVQQVWLPKLTGMPRWRGHPVVYGGGELHTTKAKWNMSAPHSAWRFVIVPQSTFKADTNNSSPEKVGVSSLQGDPTFESTPAANTSQSVEGDLRDNVTHGPFTYIINEPDKCVDSGPAPFLVLLIATEARQVEARNAIRQTWGNESVALALGFIRLFLLGKNEGELGLLQQRMLEAESRRHHDIIQQDFLDSYKNLTIKTLMGMNWVAMHCPKAGYVMKTDSDMFVNTEYLIYKLLRPELPPKKNYFTGNNMRGFAPNRNKNSKWYMPPELYPGEKYPTFCSGTGYVFSGDLARKIYGVSLRVSRLHLEDVYVGICLAELRIEPTPPPNEFLFNHWRVSYSSCKYSHLITSHGFHPNELLKYWHHLQSNKRNACINPMRGGRAHSGRVYKERQAQ, from the coding sequence ATGCAGTGGAGACGACGCCActgctgtacacacacagctAAATTTCTCTATCTCCTCACACTGTTGGGTCTGTTGGTCTTTCTGGTCCAACAGGTGTGGCTGCCTAAGCTCACAGGTATGCCACGGTGGAGAGGCCACCCTGTGGTGTACGGAGGGGGTGAACTGCATACCACCAAAGCCAAATGGAACATGAGCGCCCCACATTCAGCGTGGAGGTTTGTCATCGTCCCTCAGTCGACTTTCAAGGCTGATACTAACAACAGCTCCCCTGAGAAGGTGGGTGTCTCCTCACTTCAAGGAGACCCAACTTTTGAAAGCACACCAGCAGCCAACACTAGCCAAAGTGTAGAGGGAGACCTTCGTGACAATGTAACCCATGGGCCTTTCACTTATATCATCAACGAGCCAGACAAATGTGTAGACAGCGGACCTGCGCCTTTTCTGGTGTTGCTTATAGCCACTGAGGCTCGGCAGGTGGAGGCAAGAAATGCCATACGGCAGACGTGGGGGAACGAGAGCGTGGCTCTAGCTCTGGGATTCATCCGGCTGTTTCTGCTGGGGAAAAATGAGGGAGAGCTGGGACTTCTACAGCAACGGATGCTAGAAGCAGAGAGCCGGAGGCACCACGATATCATTCAGCAGGACTTTCTGGATTCCTACAAAAACCTGACCATTAAGACATTGATGGGAATGAACTGGGTGGCAATGCACTGCCCAAAAGCCGGCTACGTCATGAAGACTGACAGCGACATGTTCGTCAACACGGAGTACCTCATTTACAAGTTGCTCAGACCAGAACTGCCGCCTAAGAAGAACTACTTCACAGGCAATAACATGAGAGGCTTTGCACCCAAccgaaacaaaaacagcaagtgGTACATGCCCCCTGAGCTGTACCCAGGTGAGAAGTATCCCACCTTCTGCTCTGGGACTGGTTACGTCTTCTCTGGAGACTTGGCGAGGAAGATCTATGGCGTATCGCTGAGAGTCAGCCGCCTGCATCTGGAGGATGTGTATGTGGGAATATGTCTGGCTGAGTTACGAATCGAACCCACTCCTCCGCCCAATGAGTTCCTATTCAACCACTGGCGGGTGTCTTATTCCAGCTGCAAATACAGCCATCTCATAACATCGCATGGGTTTCATCCCAACGAGCTACTTAAATACTGGCATCACCTGCAGAGCAACAAACGCAACGCCTGCATCAACCCAATGAGAGGAGGCAGGGCACACTCAGGCAGAGTGTACAAAGAGAGACAAGCACAGTAA